Proteins co-encoded in one Bacillus paramycoides genomic window:
- a CDS encoding MBL fold metallo-hydrolase, giving the protein MRMIHEKTVYQLSFLPRVFPVNCYFVEEEDGLTLIDAALPYSAKGILQAAEKIGKPITKIVLTHAHDDHIGALDALKEVLPNVPVYISKRDAKLLEGDTTLQKDEPNIPIKGGVPKKVKTVPDVLLEDGDRVGSLLAIMTPGHTPGSMSFLDVRNKALIVGDAFQTRGGMAVSGQMKFWFPFPAMATWSKEISLQSAEKLSEYEPSLLAAGHGKMINNPGTVIKFAIKEAKRNIKSRKEG; this is encoded by the coding sequence ATGAGAATGATACATGAAAAAACGGTATATCAATTGTCATTTTTGCCAAGAGTGTTTCCAGTGAATTGTTATTTTGTGGAGGAAGAAGATGGTTTAACTTTAATTGATGCGGCTTTGCCGTATAGCGCAAAAGGTATTTTACAGGCGGCTGAAAAAATAGGGAAACCAATTACTAAGATTGTATTAACACATGCGCATGATGATCACATCGGTGCATTAGACGCATTAAAGGAAGTACTCCCTAATGTTCCAGTCTATATTTCTAAGAGGGACGCAAAGCTGTTAGAAGGAGATACGACGTTACAAAAGGATGAACCGAATATACCGATAAAAGGCGGTGTACCTAAAAAGGTAAAAACGGTACCTGATGTTTTATTAGAAGATGGCGACCGAGTTGGGTCGCTTCTTGCGATTATGACACCGGGACATACGCCAGGATCCATGTCGTTTCTTGATGTACGAAATAAAGCTCTTATTGTCGGGGATGCATTTCAAACGAGAGGAGGTATGGCTGTTTCGGGACAAATGAAATTTTGGTTTCCGTTTCCTGCGATGGCAACGTGGAGTAAAGAAATATCATTACAAAGTGCAGAGAAGTTAAGCGAATATGAGCCTTCCTTACTTGCGGCAGGGCATGGGAAAATGATAAATAATCCAGGTACTGTCATAAAATTTGCTATTAAGGAAGCTAAGCGGAATATAAAAAGTAGAAAAGAGGGTTAA
- a CDS encoding acyl-CoA dehydrogenase family protein — MKEEIFMEKTVGSAVKGGSFLVDEITIDQVFTPEDFSSEHKMIAKTTEDFIVNEVLPELEYLEQHEFDRSVRLLKEAGELGLLGADVPEEYGGIGLDKVSSALIAEKFSRAGGFAITHGAHVGIGSLPIVLFGNEEQKKKYLPLLATGEKLAAYALTEPGSGSDALGAKTTARLNAEGTHYVLNGEKQWITNSAFADVFIVYAKIDGEHFSAFIVEKEYAGVSTSPEEKKMGIKCSSTRTLILEDALVPKENLLGEVGKGHIIAFNILNIGRYKLGVGTVGSAKRAVEISAQYANQRQQFKQPIARFPLIQEKLANMAAKTYAAESSVYRTVGLFESRMSTLSEEEVKDGKAVAASIAEYAIECSLNKVFGSEVLDYTVDEGVQIHGGYGFMAEYEIERMYRDSRINRIFEGTNEINRLIVPGTFLRKAMKGELPLLQKAQKLQEELMMMMPEEVGDEPLALQKYLVSNAKKIGLMVAGLAAQKYGKALDKEQEILVNIADIVSNLYAMESAVLRTEKAIKATGLEKNKQKVLYTEVFCQEAFNEIEADAKETLIAVENGDMLRMMLSSLRKLTRHTPLNVIPKKREIAAKILEDERYTV, encoded by the coding sequence ATGAAGGAGGAAATTTTCATGGAAAAAACAGTAGGAAGTGCGGTTAAAGGCGGTAGCTTTTTAGTTGATGAGATTACGATTGATCAAGTGTTTACGCCAGAAGATTTTTCATCTGAGCATAAAATGATTGCAAAAACGACAGAGGACTTTATCGTAAATGAAGTTCTACCAGAGCTTGAATATTTAGAGCAACATGAGTTTGATCGTTCTGTTCGTCTTTTAAAAGAAGCTGGGGAACTTGGTTTATTAGGCGCTGACGTACCAGAAGAGTACGGCGGAATTGGTCTTGATAAAGTAAGCTCAGCGTTAATCGCAGAGAAATTCTCTCGCGCTGGTGGTTTTGCAATTACTCACGGTGCTCATGTAGGAATCGGATCTTTACCAATCGTATTATTCGGTAACGAAGAGCAAAAGAAAAAGTATTTACCATTACTTGCAACTGGTGAGAAATTAGCTGCATACGCATTAACAGAGCCAGGTTCAGGATCTGACGCATTAGGTGCAAAAACAACTGCACGTTTAAATGCAGAAGGTACACATTACGTATTAAACGGTGAAAAACAATGGATTACAAACTCTGCATTTGCTGACGTGTTTATCGTATACGCAAAAATTGATGGAGAGCACTTCTCAGCATTTATCGTAGAGAAAGAATATGCAGGCGTATCTACAAGCCCAGAAGAAAAGAAAATGGGTATTAAATGTTCTTCAACTCGTACGTTAATTTTAGAAGATGCATTAGTACCGAAAGAGAACTTACTTGGTGAAGTTGGTAAAGGTCATATTATCGCATTCAACATTTTAAATATCGGCCGTTATAAATTAGGTGTTGGTACAGTTGGATCTGCGAAACGTGCAGTAGAAATTTCAGCACAATATGCAAACCAACGTCAACAGTTCAAACAACCAATCGCTCGCTTCCCATTAATTCAAGAGAAACTTGCGAATATGGCAGCGAAAACATATGCAGCTGAAAGCTCTGTATATCGTACAGTAGGTTTATTCGAAAGCCGCATGAGCACATTATCTGAAGAAGAAGTGAAGGACGGTAAAGCAGTAGCAGCTTCTATCGCTGAATATGCAATCGAGTGCTCTTTAAATAAAGTATTCGGTTCTGAAGTACTAGACTATACAGTAGATGAAGGTGTTCAAATTCACGGTGGTTACGGATTTATGGCAGAGTACGAGATTGAAAGAATGTACCGCGATTCTCGTATTAACCGTATTTTCGAAGGAACGAACGAAATTAACCGCCTAATCGTACCAGGTACGTTCTTACGTAAAGCGATGAAAGGTGAATTACCACTTCTTCAAAAAGCACAAAAATTACAAGAAGAATTAATGATGATGATGCCAGAAGAAGTAGGCGATGAGCCATTAGCGCTTCAAAAATATTTAGTAAGTAACGCGAAGAAAATTGGCTTAATGGTAGCTGGATTAGCTGCTCAAAAATACGGTAAAGCATTAGATAAAGAGCAAGAAATTCTTGTGAATATCGCTGACATCGTAAGCAACCTATACGCAATGGAGTCAGCTGTTCTTCGTACAGAAAAAGCAATTAAAGCAACTGGTCTTGAAAAGAATAAACAAAAAGTGTTATACACTGAAGTATTTTGCCAAGAAGCATTTAACGAAATCGAAGCAGATGCGAAAGAAACACTTATCGCAGTTGAAAACGGCGACATGCTGCGCATGATGTTATCATCATTACGTAAATTAACTCGCCACACACCACTTAACGTAATTCCGAAGAAACGTGAAATCGCTGCGAAAATTTTAGAAGATGAGCGTTACACAGTTTAA